A window from Citrus sinensis cultivar Valencia sweet orange chromosome 3, DVS_A1.0, whole genome shotgun sequence encodes these proteins:
- the LOC127901480 gene encoding syntaxin-71-like isoform X2 gives MSVIDLITRVDAICKKYDKYDVDKQKELNVYGDDAFARLYGVVQADLDAALQKSEAAATEKNRATAVAMNAEIRRTKARLLEEVAKLQRLAFKKVKGLSKEELEARSDLVAALKDRIEGIPDGSTAAAKQTGGGTTSASYTGIKFDTYSGGKFDDEYFQETEESSGFRQEYEMRRMKQDQGLDVIGEGLDTLKNMAHDMNEEIDRQVPMMDEIDEKVDRATSDLKSTNVRLKDTLTQLRSSRNFCIDIILLCIILGIAAYLYNVLK, from the exons atgagtGTGATAGATTTGATCACAAGAGTCGACGcgatttgcaagaaatatgACAAGTACGATGTCGATAAACAAAAAGAGCTCAACGTCTACGGCGACGACGCTTTCGCTCGCCTGTACGGCGTCGTTCAGGCCGACCTCGACGCTGCTCTGCAG aaatcgGAGGCGGCAGCAACAGAGAAAAATCGTGCGACGGCAGTTGCGATGAACGCGGAGATACGAAGAACAAAAGCTAGGTTGCTTGAAGAAGTGGCTAAATTACAAAGACTTGCTTTTAAAAAG GTAAAAGGGCTTTCAAAAGAGGAACTTGAGGCTCGAAGTGACTTAGTTGCTGCTCTCAAAGATAGAATTGAAGGGATACCTGATGGTTCAACAGCTGCAGCTAAACAAACTGGTGGTGGGACAACTTCGGCCTCATACACAGGAATCAAATTTGACACTTATTCAG GTGGGAAATTTGATGATGAATATTTCCAAGAAACCGAAGAGTCGAGTGGGTTTAGGCAAGAGTATGAGATGCGGAGAATGAAACAG GACCAAGGTTTAGATGTTATAGGGGAAGGTTTGGACACATTGAAGAACATGGCTCATGACATGAATGAG GAAATTGACAGGCAAGTGCCCATGATGgatgaaattgatgaaaag GTTGACAGGGCAACCTCTGATCTGAAAAGTACCAACGTGAGACTCAAGGATACTCTAACCCAG CTGAGATCCAGTCGAAACTTCTGCATTGATATCATCCTCTTGTGCATAATCCTAGGAATTGCTGCCTATTTATACAA TGTGTTAAAGTGA